In the genome of Megalops cyprinoides isolate fMegCyp1 chromosome 7, fMegCyp1.pri, whole genome shotgun sequence, one region contains:
- the gnl3 gene encoding guanine nucleotide-binding protein-like 3 — protein MKRPKLKKASKRLSCAKRYKIQKKVREHNRKLRKEAKKKGVTKRVKKDPGVPSVAPFKEDILREAELRKQKLEELKQKKKLEKQQERAQKRKKEDTTNGSDPKAKKAKKENRPEKSSVSQDKYSRKFLCSELNKVISASDVIVEVLDARDPLGCRCPQLEEAVLKSEGNKKLLFVLNKIDLVPKDNVERWLNYLQREFPAVAFKASTQLQDKTVQEKKNRTISGAVDQTKGVASFGNSCLLQVLQDYADAQESKNMLKVGIVGFPSVGKSSLINSLKGIRACNAGVQRGLTKCMQEVHIAKKVKMIDSPSIIASIDNPAAAMALRRLPASELRENALDAVRALLKQCSKQQIMLQYNVPDFKNSLEFLTLFAKKRGFMQKGGVPNTEQAAETFLNDWTGAKLSYHCKPPENVNLPSYLSDTIVTEMQKGWDMSILQQGNAETINSAKFPNIASSIVFASSGPTLGLLSVNEDLKVEESAEEDLREEVGDNEEPNLVPEAKTTLEEKTENGKAPQNKREVKDAAGRPAKVKFQPVPVSIDLSSVQNDSDAYDFNTDFK, from the exons ATGAAACGTCCGA AGTTGAAGAAAGCAAGTAAACGTTTGTCCTGTGCAAAACgttacaaaatacagaaaaag GTTCGGGAGCACAACAGGAAACTACGGAAGgaggcaaaaaagaaaggagtAACAAAACGGGTGAAGAAGGATCCAGGTGTTCCCAGTGTCGCACCTTTCAAGGAAGACATTTTACGGGAGGCAGAACTTAGGAAACAGAAG CTTGAAGAacttaaacagaaaaagaagttAGAGAAACAACAGGAACGAGCACAGAAGCGAAAGAAAGAGGACACAACTAATGGCTCTGATCCCAAAGCCAAAAAAGCTAAAAAG GAGAATCGTCCTGAGAAATCATCTGTGAGTCAAGATAAATATTCCAGAAAGTTCCTCTGCTCTGAATTAAACAAG GTTATCAGTGCCTCTGATGTCATTGTTGAGGTTCTGGATGCCAGGGACCCCTTGGGCTGCCGCTGTCCACAGCTGGAGGAGGCGGTTCTGAAAAGTGAAGGAAACAAGAAGCTTCTCTTTGTCTTGAATAAGATTG ATCTCGTACCTAAAGATAATGTGGAGAGATGGTTGAATTATCTACAGCGTGAGTTTCCTGCCGTAGCCTTCAAAGCATCAACGCAGTTGCAAGACAAAACAGTG CAAGAAAAGAAGAACAGAACCATATCTGGAGCCGTAGATCAGACAAAAGGGGTGGCCTCTTTTGGCAACAGCTGCCTTCTGCAGGTTCTGCAAGATTATGCTGATGCCCAGGAGAGTAAAAACATGCTCAAAGTTGGTATTGTTG GTTTCCCCAGTGTGGGGAAAAGCAGCTTGATCAATAGCCTTAAAGGCATCCGGGCCTGCAATGCTGGAGTACAACGGGGACTGACAAA GTGTATGCAAGAAGTGCACATTGCCAAAAAGGTCAAGATGATTGACAGCCCCAGTATTATAGCGTCCATAGATAATCCTGCTGCTGCTATGGCTCTGAGGAGACTGCCAGCCTCGGAGCTACGGGAGAATGCCCTGGATGCAGTCAGAGCTCTGCTGAAGCAGTGTAGCAAGCAGCAG ATAATGCTTCAGTACAATGTTCCCGATTTCAAAAACTCCTTGgaatttttaacactttttgcCAAAAAACGGGGGTTCATGCAGAAGGGTGGTGTTCCTAACACAGAGCAAGCTGCTGAAACCTTTCTGAATGATTGGACAGG GGCTAAACTAAGCTACCATTGCAAACCACCTGAGAATGTCAACCTTCCTTCATACCTCTCAGACACCATAGTAACAGAGATGCAGAAGGGATGGGACATGAGCATATTGCAGCAAGGCAATGCAGAAACCATCAACA GTGCAAAGTTCCCCAACATTGCAAGCAGCATTGTCTTCGCCTCCAGTGGTCCTACGTTGGGACTTCTCAGCGTGAACGAAGATCTCAAGGTGGAGGAGTCAGCAGAAGAGGACCTCCGTGAGGAAGTCGGTGATAATGAGGAG CCCAACCTGGTGCCTGAAGCAAAGACAACcctggaagaaaaaacagaaaatgggaaagcaccacaaaacaaaagagaagtTAAAGATGCAGCAG GGCGTCCTGCAAAAGTGAAGTTCCAACCAGTGCCTGTCAGCATAGACCTGTCTTCAGTACAAAACGACAGCGATGCGTATGACTTCAACACGGATTTCAAATGA
- the LOC118781377 gene encoding signal peptidase complex subunit 1-like: MLSIFDSIPTYMDYKGQKLAEQIFQGIILVSAVIGFVYGMMIEQFGWTVYIMLAGFTVSCVLTLPPWPIYRRHPLVWQPALPESSGDIREKPQENQRKQRKHK; this comes from the exons ATGCTGTCGATATTCGACTCCATTCCTACATATAtg gACTACAAGGGACAAAAACTTGCAGAACAAATTTTCCAAGGAATCATACTCGTTTCTGCG GTTATTGGGTTTGTTTATGGCATGATGATCGAACAGTTCGGCTGGACAGTTTATATTATGTTGGCTGGTTTCACTGTGTCTTGTGTG CTCACGCTTCCACCGTGGCCGATATACCGGAGACATCCCTTGGTTTGGCAACCGGCGTTACCGGAGTCATCGGGAGACATACGAGAAAAACCTCAAGAGAAccagaggaagcagaggaagcACAAGTAG